A genome region from Paracoccus stylophorae includes the following:
- a CDS encoding type III pantothenate kinase, translating into MLLCIDTGNTNTMFSVWDDGKFLAHWRIATDHRRTADEYYVWLSTLIGLRKFKFRVEGCIISATAPRVVFNLRVLCNRYFDLRPLVVGKPECLLPVEPRVDPGTKVGPDRLANAVAAFDRHGGNTVVVDFGTATNFDVVDIDGAYVGGVIAPGVNLSLEALHMAAAALPHVDVTMPDAVIGTNTVACIQSGIYWGYIGLIEGIVRRIRQERGQNPVVIATGGLAPLFDQGFDLFDAIEDDLTVHGLRLIHDYNKEMGNG; encoded by the coding sequence ATGCTGCTGTGCATCGACACCGGCAACACCAATACGATGTTCTCGGTCTGGGATGACGGAAAGTTCCTGGCCCATTGGCGCATCGCGACTGATCACCGCCGCACCGCCGACGAATACTATGTCTGGCTGTCCACGCTGATCGGGCTGCGCAAGTTCAAATTCCGCGTCGAAGGCTGCATCATCAGCGCCACCGCTCCGCGCGTGGTCTTCAACCTGCGGGTGCTGTGCAATCGCTATTTCGACCTGCGCCCGCTGGTCGTCGGCAAGCCCGAATGTCTGCTGCCGGTGGAACCGCGCGTCGATCCCGGCACCAAGGTCGGGCCGGACCGGCTGGCCAACGCCGTCGCCGCCTTCGACCGCCATGGCGGCAACACCGTCGTCGTCGATTTCGGCACGGCCACGAATTTCGATGTGGTCGACATCGACGGCGCCTATGTCGGCGGCGTGATCGCGCCCGGCGTGAACCTGTCGCTCGAGGCGCTGCACATGGCCGCCGCCGCCCTGCCGCATGTCGATGTGACCATGCCCGATGCGGTGATCGGCACGAATACGGTTGCCTGTATCCAGTCCGGCATCTACTGGGGCTATATCGGCCTGATCGAGGGGATCGTCCGTCGCATCAGGCAGGAACGCGGGCAGAATCCTGTCGTGATCGCGACGGGCGGGCTTGCCCCGCTGTTCGATCAGGGGTTCGACCTGTTCGACGCGATCGAGGACGATCTGACCGTTCACGGATTGCGATTGATACACGATTACAACAAGGAGATGGGCAATGGCTGA
- a CDS encoding ribonuclease J, whose product MADRLIYLPLGGAGEIGMNAYVYGYGAPGKERLILVDLGVTFGDMDTSPGIDLIMPDIGWLERNRNRLEAIFITHGHEDHLGAVGHLYARLGVPVYARKFTGALCRLKLEEQGHQADIVRIAGPRPEATQLGPFSVQFVPVSHSIPESSALIIDTPAGRIVHTGDFKLDGTPVVGDPFDPVAWHEIAGEAGGVKVLTCDSTNIFSTHPGRSEALLANPILEWVVAQKNMVVATTFASNIARLATLAQAAIASGRKVCLLGRAMRRMVTVGLETGVLTDFPDTIGPDEAANLPRDKVMLIVTGSQGERRAASAQLSRGRYLGLSLKEGDSFLFSSKTIPGNEKSVGRIMNALSEMGVDVHDESDGLFHVSGHANRPDIEALHDLLKPRIVIPMHGEHLHLREHMLLARARGSASEIAVNGAMLDLTADRPKIVDHVETGRLYLDGTVLIGAMDGIVRDRIRMALNGHALVSVIVDEDDNVLPDAWVELMGLPGRTRGGDDLARHIEGELAEFLEGADDRTVRDDGRMDEAIRKITRQVAMEEIGKKPEVTVIISRLMAD is encoded by the coding sequence ATGGCTGACCGCCTGATCTATCTGCCGCTTGGCGGCGCGGGCGAAATCGGCATGAACGCCTATGTCTATGGCTATGGCGCGCCGGGCAAGGAAAGGCTGATTCTGGTCGATCTGGGCGTGACCTTCGGCGACATGGACACCTCGCCCGGCATCGACCTGATCATGCCCGATATCGGCTGGCTGGAACGCAACCGCAACCGGCTTGAGGCGATCTTCATCACCCACGGGCACGAGGATCACCTGGGCGCGGTGGGGCATCTGTATGCGCGTCTCGGCGTGCCGGTCTATGCGCGCAAGTTCACCGGCGCGCTGTGCCGGCTGAAGCTGGAAGAACAGGGACACCAGGCCGACATCGTCCGCATCGCCGGCCCCCGCCCCGAGGCGACGCAGCTTGGTCCCTTCAGCGTCCAGTTCGTGCCCGTCAGCCACTCGATCCCCGAAAGCTCGGCGTTGATCATCGACACGCCGGCGGGCCGGATCGTGCATACCGGCGATTTCAAGCTGGACGGAACCCCGGTCGTGGGCGATCCCTTCGATCCGGTCGCCTGGCACGAGATCGCCGGCGAGGCGGGCGGGGTCAAGGTGCTGACCTGCGATTCCACCAACATCTTCTCGACCCATCCCGGCCGGTCCGAGGCGCTGCTGGCCAATCCGATCCTGGAATGGGTCGTGGCGCAGAAGAACATGGTCGTGGCGACCACCTTTGCCAGCAATATCGCCCGTCTGGCGACGCTGGCGCAGGCCGCGATCGCCTCGGGCCGCAAGGTCTGCCTTCTGGGCCGGGCCATGCGCCGGATGGTGACGGTCGGGCTGGAAACCGGCGTCCTGACCGATTTCCCGGACACGATCGGACCGGACGAGGCGGCGAACCTGCCGCGCGACAAGGTCATGCTGATCGTCACCGGATCGCAGGGCGAACGCCGCGCCGCCAGCGCGCAGCTGTCGCGCGGCCGCTATCTGGGCCTGTCGCTGAAGGAAGGCGACAGTTTCCTGTTCAGTTCCAAGACCATCCCCGGCAACGAAAAAAGCGTGGGCCGGATCATGAACGCGCTCAGCGAGATGGGCGTTGACGTGCATGACGAAAGCGACGGGCTGTTCCACGTGTCAGGCCACGCCAACCGCCCCGACATCGAGGCGCTGCACGACCTGCTGAAGCCCCGGATCGTGATCCCGATGCATGGCGAACATCTGCATCTGCGCGAACACATGCTGCTGGCCCGCGCCCGCGGCTCGGCGTCCGAAATCGCGGTCAACGGCGCGATGCTGGATCTGACCGCCGACCGGCCGAAGATCGTCGATCATGTGGAAACGGGGCGGCTTTATCTTGACGGCACGGTGCTGATCGGCGCGATGGACGGCATCGTCCGCGACCGCATCCGCATGGCGCTGAACGGCCACGCCTTGGTCAGCGTCATCGTGGACGAGGATGACAACGTCCTGCCCGATGCCTGGGTCGAACTGATGGGGCTGCCCGGCCGCACGCGCGGCGGCGACGATCTGGCCCGCCATATCGAGGGCGAGCTGGCCGAATTCCTGGAAGGCGCCGACGACCGCACGGTGCGCGACGACGGCCGCATGGACGAGGCGATCCGCAAGATCACCCGTCAGGTCGCCATGGAAGAGATCGGCAAGAAGCCCGAGGTCACGGTGATCATCAGCCGCCTGATGGCCGACTGA
- the trmB gene encoding tRNA (guanine(46)-N(7))-methyltransferase TrmB — MSDTPKTAFDPNPPRRNFYGRRHGKTLRQSQKSYLSEDLGDLRPRGIAPWENPERHPIDPAAIFGDDRPLWLEIGFGGGEHMVHMAATYPRIGIIGCEPFINGVAMLLGKIRAAGVGNVSVHPGDARDLMDVLPDASIDRAFLMYPDPWPKARHHRRRFVTPEHLLPLARVMRPGAEFRVATDIPDYVRQTLEQVPPAGFDTVAESDRPWDDWISTRYEQKALREGRAPHYLTFRRQDRDGSGQDRQPHPDAEDRGDGGDQHG; from the coding sequence ATGAGTGACACGCCCAAAACCGCCTTCGATCCCAACCCGCCGCGCCGCAATTTCTATGGCAGACGCCACGGCAAGACCCTGCGTCAAAGCCAGAAATCCTATCTGTCAGAAGATCTGGGCGATCTGCGCCCGCGCGGCATCGCGCCGTGGGAAAACCCCGAACGGCATCCGATCGACCCGGCGGCGATCTTCGGCGACGACCGTCCGCTCTGGCTGGAGATCGGCTTTGGCGGGGGCGAACACATGGTCCACATGGCCGCCACCTATCCGCGGATCGGCATCATCGGCTGCGAGCCGTTCATCAACGGCGTCGCCATGCTTCTGGGCAAGATCCGCGCCGCCGGCGTCGGCAATGTCAGCGTGCATCCGGGCGATGCGCGCGATCTGATGGACGTGCTGCCCGATGCCAGCATCGACCGGGCGTTCCTGATGTATCCCGACCCCTGGCCCAAGGCGCGCCATCATCGCCGCCGCTTCGTCACCCCCGAACATCTGTTGCCGCTGGCGCGCGTCATGCGTCCGGGCGCAGAGTTCCGGGTGGCGACCGACATTCCCGACTATGTCCGCCAGACCCTGGAACAGGTGCCGCCGGCCGGCTTCGATACGGTCGCGGAAAGCGACCGTCCCTGGGACGACTGGATCAGCACCCGCTATGAACAAAAGGCGCTGCGCGAGGGACGGGCGCCGCATTACCTGACGTTTCGCCGGCAGGATCGGGATGGCTCAGGGCAGGATCGCCAGCCACACCCAGATGCTGAAGACCGAGGCGACGGTGGCGATCAGCACGGTTGA
- a CDS encoding AEC family transporter: MSALFTIVLPVFLVIGFGYAVSWRGWFSESAVDGLMGFAQNFAVPTLLFASMARLDLGTEFRPDLLFAFYAGAFASYAAGWAGARFLFRRPAVDSVAIGFVCLFSNSLLLGIPITERAFGTQALDGNWTIIALHSPALYTFGITMMEFTRARGSGLSVGRVAWRALSGVLRTPLVIGIAAGVIMNLLMQAGLVMPEGFWAAVEMIARAALPAALFGLGGILYRYRPEGDMATIAMCCACALILHPAVTFGLGHALGLDLAATRSAVLTAAMPPGINAYLFASIYGAARRVAASTVLIATVASVFSIWVWLAILP; encoded by the coding sequence GTGAGCGCGCTTTTCACGATCGTCCTGCCGGTCTTTCTGGTGATCGGGTTCGGCTATGCGGTCAGCTGGCGCGGCTGGTTTTCCGAATCTGCCGTGGACGGATTGATGGGGTTCGCGCAGAATTTCGCCGTGCCGACGCTGCTGTTCGCGTCGATGGCGCGGCTGGATCTGGGCACCGAGTTCCGCCCCGACCTGCTGTTCGCCTTCTATGCCGGCGCGTTTGCCAGCTATGCGGCGGGCTGGGCGGGGGCGCGGTTCCTGTTTCGCCGCCCGGCGGTGGACAGCGTGGCCATCGGCTTTGTCTGCCTGTTCTCGAACAGCCTGTTGCTGGGCATCCCGATCACCGAACGCGCCTTCGGCACGCAGGCGCTGGACGGCAACTGGACGATCATCGCGCTGCATTCGCCGGCGCTGTACACGTTCGGCATCACCATGATGGAGTTCACGCGCGCCCGGGGCAGCGGCCTGTCGGTCGGGCGGGTCGCGTGGCGCGCGCTGTCGGGGGTGCTGCGCACGCCCCTGGTGATCGGCATCGCCGCGGGCGTGATCATGAACCTGCTGATGCAGGCGGGGCTGGTCATGCCCGAAGGGTTCTGGGCGGCGGTCGAGATGATCGCCCGCGCGGCCCTGCCGGCGGCGCTGTTCGGCTTGGGCGGCATCCTTTACCGCTATCGCCCGGAAGGGGACATGGCGACCATCGCGATGTGCTGCGCCTGCGCGCTGATCCTGCATCCGGCGGTCACCTTCGGGCTGGGACACGCGCTTGGGCTGGATCTGGCCGCCACACGCTCGGCCGTGCTGACGGCGGCGATGCCGCCGGGCATCAACGCCTATCTGTTCGCCAGCATCTATGGCGCGGCGCGGCGGGTCGCGGCCTCAACCGTGCTGATCGCCACCGTCGCCTCGGTCTTCAGCATCTGGGTGTGGCTGGCGATCCTGCCCTGA
- a CDS encoding MBL fold metallo-hydrolase, with protein MIRATILGCGSSGGVPRLGNRWGACDPANPRNRRRRCSLLVERDGAGGTTQVLIDTGPDMVPQLLDAGVATLDAVIYSHHHADHVHGIDDIRQLVHNSRRKMPVWADEPTSQALLDRFGYIFSTPAGSYYLPIAELNRLTGPVAIDGPGGAISFQPFRVQHGEITALGFRIGGLVYLPDVSQIPDTAWPLIEGAEIFVCDALRPDPHPSHAHLAQALAWLARAGTPRGVLTNMHIDMDYDQVMARTPDHIVPAHDGMILNVSADAASPFAADAM; from the coding sequence GTGATCCGGGCGACGATCCTTGGCTGCGGCTCGTCCGGCGGCGTTCCACGGCTGGGGAACCGGTGGGGCGCCTGCGATCCGGCCAACCCGCGCAACCGCCGCCGCCGCTGTTCGCTGCTGGTCGAACGCGACGGGGCGGGTGGCACGACGCAGGTGCTGATCGACACCGGACCGGACATGGTGCCGCAATTGCTGGATGCCGGCGTCGCCACGCTGGATGCGGTCATCTACAGCCATCACCACGCCGATCATGTGCACGGCATCGACGATATCCGCCAGCTTGTTCACAATTCGCGCCGCAAGATGCCGGTCTGGGCCGACGAGCCGACAAGCCAGGCGCTGCTGGACCGGTTCGGCTATATCTTCAGCACGCCCGCGGGCAGTTACTATCTGCCGATCGCGGAACTGAACCGGCTGACGGGCCCGGTCGCGATCGACGGTCCCGGCGGGGCGATCAGCTTTCAGCCGTTCCGCGTCCAGCACGGAGAGATCACCGCCCTGGGATTCCGCATCGGCGGTCTAGTCTATCTGCCCGACGTCTCGCAGATCCCCGACACGGCATGGCCGCTGATCGAGGGGGCCGAGATCTTCGTCTGCGACGCGCTGCGCCCCGATCCCCATCCCAGCCACGCGCATCTGGCGCAGGCGCTTGCGTGGCTGGCGCGGGCCGGCACGCCGCGCGGGGTGCTGACGAACATGCATATCGACATGGATTACGATCAGGTCATGGCGCGCACGCCGGACCATATCGTTCCCGCCCATGACGGGATGATCCTGAACGTGTCTGCCGATGCGGCGTCGCCCTTTGCCGCGGACGCGATGTGA
- a CDS encoding TatD family hydrolase, producing the protein MTQAAPPPIVDSHCHLDFPDFDGEHEALIARARKAGVTRMVTICTRLRLEPQVRALADGHDGVFYAAGTHPMSVADEPMATVADLIALADHPKFVGIGETGLDYHYTADTADRQQESLRVHIEAARQTRLPLIIHARDADDDMARILTDEYRAGAFSCVMHCFSSGADLARAALELGFYLSMSGIAAFPRSDALREIFAAAPVDRILVETDSPYLAPPPFRGKRNEPAHVTHTAAVGARLFGMDYTEFARRTSQNFDRLFWKAAGAKGGPA; encoded by the coding sequence ATGACCCAAGCGGCCCCCCCGCCGATTGTCGACAGCCATTGCCATCTGGACTTCCCCGATTTCGACGGAGAACACGAGGCGCTGATCGCGCGCGCGCGCAAGGCCGGGGTGACGCGCATGGTCACGATCTGCACCCGCCTGCGGCTGGAACCCCAGGTCCGCGCCCTGGCCGACGGCCATGACGGCGTGTTCTATGCCGCCGGCACCCACCCGATGAGCGTGGCCGACGAACCGATGGCCACGGTCGCGGACCTGATTGCGCTGGCCGATCACCCGAAATTCGTGGGCATCGGCGAGACGGGGCTGGATTACCACTATACCGCCGACACGGCCGACCGGCAGCAGGAAAGCCTGCGCGTCCATATCGAGGCGGCGCGCCAGACGCGCCTGCCCCTGATCATCCACGCCCGCGACGCCGACGACGACATGGCCCGCATCCTGACCGACGAATATCGGGCGGGCGCCTTCAGCTGCGTGATGCATTGCTTCAGTTCAGGCGCGGATCTGGCGCGTGCCGCGCTGGAACTGGGCTTCTACCTGTCGATGTCGGGAATCGCGGCGTTCCCACGCTCGGACGCGCTGCGCGAGATCTTTGCGGCAGCGCCCGTGGATCGGATTCTGGTCGAGACCGACAGCCCCTATCTTGCGCCCCCGCCCTTTCGCGGCAAGCGGAACGAGCCGGCGCATGTGACTCACACCGCCGCCGTCGGCGCCAGGCTGTTCGGCATGGATTACACCGAGTTCGCGCGCCGGACATCCCAGAATTTCGACCGGCTGTTCTGGAAGGCCGCCGGCGCCAAGGGCGGGCCGGCGTGA
- a CDS encoding DNA polymerase III subunit delta', translating to MTQRLIGQDHAVAQFVDATREGRLHHAWLLTGPRGVGKATLAWSIARWLLTGAASDDLSVPADDPVARRIAALSESAVQLIRRPWDDKSGRLRAEITVDEVRRLLSFFRMTAADGGRRIAIVDAADDMNPQAANALLKLLEEPPTDGLILLVAHQPARLLPTIRSRCRTLRLTSLSPERMAEALAGLGVVDQVEALAALSEGSVGEALRLSGQDGLTRYQQIVDLFGTLPRMDRMAAARLSDAAAGRPGAGGDPFDLTVTLLDRFLTRTARAGLMGAPLPQAAKNEGALMSRIAPDDRAARDWAGAQARLSARARSGRAVNLDPAALVMDMLTELAHLPPARSALPAPN from the coding sequence ATGACGCAACGCCTGATCGGGCAGGATCACGCGGTCGCGCAATTCGTCGATGCGACGCGCGAGGGCCGGCTGCACCATGCCTGGCTGCTGACCGGCCCGCGCGGCGTCGGCAAGGCGACACTGGCCTGGTCCATCGCCCGCTGGCTGCTGACGGGTGCGGCCAGCGACGATCTGTCCGTGCCCGCCGACGATCCGGTGGCCCGGCGCATCGCCGCGCTGTCGGAATCCGCGGTGCAGCTGATCCGCCGTCCCTGGGACGACAAGTCCGGACGACTGCGGGCCGAGATCACCGTGGACGAGGTGCGGCGGCTGCTGTCCTTTTTCCGCATGACGGCGGCCGATGGCGGTCGGCGCATCGCCATCGTGGATGCGGCCGACGACATGAACCCGCAGGCCGCCAACGCCCTGCTGAAACTGCTGGAAGAGCCGCCGACAGACGGGCTGATCCTGCTGGTCGCGCACCAGCCGGCGCGGCTTTTGCCCACGATCCGGTCGCGCTGCCGGACGCTGCGCCTGACCTCGCTGAGCCCGGAGCGGATGGCCGAGGCGCTGGCCGGGCTGGGCGTCGTCGATCAGGTCGAGGCGCTGGCCGCCCTGTCCGAAGGCTCTGTCGGAGAGGCGCTGCGCCTGTCGGGTCAGGACGGGCTGACACGCTATCAGCAGATCGTGGATCTGTTCGGCACACTGCCGCGCATGGACCGGATGGCGGCGGCGCGGCTGTCCGATGCCGCCGCCGGTCGTCCGGGCGCGGGCGGCGATCCGTTCGATCTGACCGTCACCCTGCTGGACCGGTTCCTGACCCGCACCGCGCGGGCCGGGCTGATGGGCGCGCCGCTGCCGCAGGCGGCGAAAAACGAAGGCGCGCTGATGTCGCGCATCGCGCCGGACGACCGGGCGGCGCGCGACTGGGCGGGGGCGCAGGCCCGGCTGTCGGCTCGCGCCCGGTCGGGGCGGGCGGTCAACCTTGACCCTGCGGCGCTGGTGATGGATATGCTGACGGAACTGGCGCATCTGCCGCCGGCCCGGTCCGCCCTGCCCGCCCCGAACTGA
- the tmk gene encoding dTMP kinase, whose amino-acid sequence MFISFEGIDGCGKTTQARLLADTLRERGHEVVLTREPGGSPGAEEIRRLLVEGAGERWSAETECLLFTAARRDHLERLIRPALLAGRSVVTDRFADSTRVYQGAARAELRALVDRLHALMIGIEPDLTFVIDIDPNEALQRAKNRQSPMPEDRFENRGLGFQRDLAAGFRALAQEFPHRVRLIDGSGSPDAVAARVRAAL is encoded by the coding sequence ATGTTCATCAGCTTCGAGGGGATCGACGGCTGCGGCAAGACCACCCAGGCACGGCTGCTGGCCGACACGCTGCGCGAGAGGGGGCACGAGGTGGTTCTGACCCGCGAACCCGGCGGCAGCCCCGGCGCGGAAGAGATCCGGCGCCTGCTGGTCGAGGGGGCGGGCGAACGCTGGTCGGCGGAAACCGAATGCCTGCTGTTCACCGCCGCCCGGCGCGACCATCTGGAACGGCTGATCCGCCCCGCGCTGCTGGCCGGCCGCAGCGTCGTGACCGACCGTTTCGCCGATTCCACCCGCGTCTATCAGGGTGCCGCGCGCGCCGAGTTGCGGGCGCTGGTCGACCGGCTGCACGCGCTGATGATCGGGATCGAGCCGGACCTGACCTTCGTGATCGACATCGACCCGAATGAGGCGTTGCAGCGCGCGAAGAACCGGCAGTCGCCCATGCCCGAGGACCGGTTCGAGAATCGCGGCCTTGGCTTTCAGCGTGACCTGGCGGCGGGGTTTCGCGCGCTGGCGCAGGAATTTCCCCACCGGGTGCGCCTGATCGATGGCAGCGGGTCGCCGGACGCCGTGGCCGCCCGCGTGCGGGCCGCGCTGTGA
- a CDS encoding D-alanyl-D-alanine carboxypeptidase family protein produces MRAFLLRLVALLALAVPAHAFDTNARTAWVYDVATGTVLMEKNADEQIPPASMSKLMTIYMLFEALQEGRVQMDTRLPVSTKARQMKGSTMFLNEQDRPNVDELIKGIIVLSGNDACVVVAEGLSGTEEAFARQMTEKGKEMGLTNSVFANASGWPDPRHRMTAHDLGLLAAHLIDDFPELYKNFALTEYRFDDRAPANRFNRNPLLKLGIGADGLKTGHTQEAGYGLVGSAVQDGRRVIFVITGLSSETARAEEAERIVNWAFRQFTMETLVPAGETVVEVPVWLGTQSRIGLTTRDGANVLIPAGARDQVKVEAVFDSPVPAPIAKGDRLGQLVVTVPGAQDAVTPLIAAQDVPEAGFAGRMKGAVMRLGNKAIAAAGL; encoded by the coding sequence ATGCGCGCATTTCTGCTGAGGCTTGTCGCCCTGCTGGCTCTGGCCGTTCCCGCGCACGCTTTCGACACCAATGCCCGCACGGCGTGGGTCTATGACGTGGCGACCGGCACGGTGCTGATGGAAAAGAACGCCGACGAACAGATTCCGCCGGCGTCGATGTCCAAGCTGATGACCATCTACATGCTGTTCGAGGCGTTGCAGGAAGGCCGCGTGCAGATGGACACGCGGCTGCCCGTCTCGACCAAGGCGCGGCAGATGAAGGGCTCGACCATGTTCCTGAACGAACAGGACCGCCCGAACGTGGACGAGCTGATCAAGGGGATCATCGTGCTGTCCGGGAACGATGCCTGCGTCGTCGTGGCCGAGGGGCTGTCGGGCACCGAAGAGGCGTTCGCCCGCCAGATGACCGAAAAGGGCAAGGAAATGGGGCTGACCAATTCGGTCTTCGCCAACGCCTCGGGCTGGCCGGACCCGCGCCACCGCATGACCGCGCACGATCTGGGCCTGCTTGCCGCGCATCTGATCGACGATTTCCCCGAACTTTACAAGAACTTCGCGCTGACCGAGTATCGCTTTGACGACCGCGCGCCCGCCAACCGCTTCAACCGCAACCCGCTGCTGAAGCTGGGGATCGGGGCCGACGGGCTGAAGACCGGCCACACGCAAGAGGCGGGTTACGGGCTTGTCGGCTCGGCCGTGCAGGATGGCCGCCGGGTGATCTTCGTCATCACCGGCCTGTCCAGCGAGACCGCCCGCGCCGAAGAGGCCGAGCGGATCGTGAACTGGGCCTTCCGCCAGTTCACCATGGAAACGCTGGTGCCCGCCGGCGAAACCGTGGTCGAGGTGCCGGTCTGGCTGGGCACGCAATCGCGGATCGGGCTGACCACCAGGGACGGGGCGAACGTGCTGATCCCGGCCGGCGCACGGGATCAGGTCAAGGTCGAGGCGGTCTTCGATTCGCCCGTGCCCGCCCCCATCGCCAAGGGCGACCGTCTGGGACAGCTTGTCGTGACGGTTCCCGGCGCACAGGACGCCGTGACGCCGCTGATCGCCGCGCAGGACGTGCCCGAGGCCGGGTTCGCGGGCCGCATGAAAGGGGCGGTAATGCGGTTGGGCAACAAGGCGATCGCCGCCGCGGGACTTTGA
- a CDS encoding DUF2270 domain-containing protein yields MDGNTTPRKKLDAAEMGVLAHLYRGEVYRSTIWRTRLDTSTNWSVVTLGVALSITYSSPQASPLPLVLVGILIIFFLMIEARRYRYFNVWRARCRWMELNFMAPMLKEGDLHLEEHWQDRLADDYLHPRYHVSMWTAIGRRIRRNYFWILLIQTIAYLGKLIVHPTPLASTAELLQRAAIGPVPGWLVLTVGAFYCLCWGTIAFISEKQDEKRARMRRDPLGMG; encoded by the coding sequence ATGGATGGGAACACGACACCCCGCAAAAAGCTGGATGCCGCCGAGATGGGCGTTCTGGCGCATCTGTATCGGGGCGAGGTCTATCGCTCGACCATCTGGCGGACGCGGCTGGATACCTCGACCAACTGGTCCGTCGTCACCCTGGGGGTCGCGCTGTCGATCACCTATTCCTCGCCGCAGGCATCGCCCCTTCCGCTGGTGCTGGTCGGCATCCTGATCATCTTCTTTCTGATGATCGAGGCGCGGCGATACCGGTATTTCAACGTCTGGCGCGCGCGCTGCCGCTGGATGGAGCTGAACTTCATGGCGCCGATGCTGAAAGAGGGCGATCTGCATCTTGAGGAACACTGGCAGGACCGGCTGGCCGACGATTATCTTCACCCGCGCTATCACGTCAGCATGTGGACCGCGATCGGGCGGCGGATCCGGCGCAACTATTTCTGGATCCTGCTGATCCAGACCATCGCCTATCTGGGCAAGCTGATCGTGCATCCGACGCCTTTGGCCTCGACCGCAGAACTATTGCAGCGCGCGGCCATCGGGCCGGTGCCGGGCTGGCTGGTGCTGACGGTCGGCGCCTTCTATTGCCTGTGCTGGGGCACCATCGCCTTTATCAGCGAAAAACAGGACGAAAAGCGCGCCCGCATGCGCCGCGACCCGCTTGGCATGGGGTGA
- a CDS encoding thymidine kinase translates to MAKLYFHYSTMNAGKSTLLLQASYNYRERGMGTLLLTAALDSRAGTGRIASRIGIADDALTFDADTDMFALIRARGRACACIFVDEAQFLTKDQVWQLARVADDLDIPVMCYGLRVDFRGELFPVSAALLALADDLREVRTICHCGRKATMVIRRDAEGRAITQGAQVQVGGNETYVSLCRRHWREAVGA, encoded by the coding sequence ATGGCGAAACTGTATTTCCATTACTCGACCATGAACGCCGGCAAAAGCACGCTGCTGCTTCAGGCGTCCTATAACTATCGCGAACGCGGCATGGGCACGCTGCTGCTGACCGCCGCGCTGGACAGCCGCGCGGGCACGGGCCGGATCGCCAGCCGCATCGGGATTGCAGACGATGCGCTGACCTTCGATGCCGACACCGACATGTTCGCGCTGATCCGCGCGCGCGGCCGCGCCTGCGCCTGCATCTTTGTGGACGAGGCGCAATTCCTGACCAAGGATCAGGTCTGGCAACTGGCGCGGGTCGCGGACGATCTGGACATTCCGGTGATGTGCTATGGGCTGCGGGTGGATTTCCGGGGCGAGCTGTTTCCCGTCTCGGCCGCGCTGCTGGCGCTGGCCGACGACCTGCGCGAGGTCCGGACGATCTGCCATTGCGGCCGCAAGGCCACGATGGTGATCCGGCGCGACGCCGAGGGCCGCGCGATCACCCAGGGCGCGCAGGTCCAGGTCGGCGGGAACGAAACCTATGTCTCGCTGTGCCGCAGACACTGGCGCGAGGCCGTGGGCGCCTGA
- a CDS encoding DUF998 domain-containing protein translates to MAENDGSNMTGERSGFLVVMAVLGMAGCAALILGTLIAPFFVPDYHWIADTISDLAAGRSELIMDIALYGFAAGLLATALAAAHAHLGGVEWSAGILSLAILAGIVIVVGARNEYGDRDSDGVVIHTKLVYGLGLFFLATPLCMLRGLWRHHRRSATVLIGLATLWGLAAPVFFFLPDGIDGLYERGLGLIACAMVVTLNLVFLHRATGSRSA, encoded by the coding sequence ATGGCCGAAAACGATGGATCGAACATGACCGGCGAACGCAGCGGCTTTCTGGTCGTGATGGCGGTGCTGGGCATGGCGGGCTGCGCCGCGCTGATCCTTGGCACGCTGATCGCGCCGTTCTTCGTGCCCGATTATCACTGGATCGCGGACACGATCAGCGATCTTGCCGCCGGCAGATCGGAACTGATCATGGACATCGCCCTGTATGGCTTTGCCGCCGGGTTGCTGGCCACCGCACTGGCGGCGGCACATGCGCATCTGGGCGGTGTCGAGTGGTCGGCGGGCATCCTGTCGCTGGCGATCCTTGCGGGAATCGTCATCGTCGTGGGGGCGCGCAACGAATATGGCGACCGCGACAGCGACGGCGTCGTGATCCACACCAAGCTGGTCTATGGGCTGGGGCTGTTCTTTCTGGCCACGCCGCTGTGCATGCTGCGGGGCCTGTGGCGGCATCACCGCCGGTCCGCGACGGTGCTGATCGGGCTGGCGACCCTGTGGGGGCTGGCCGCGCCGGTGTTCTTTTTCCTGCCGGACGGGATCGACGGGCTTTATGAACGCGGGCTGGGGCTGATCGCCTGCGCGATGGTCGTGACGCTGAATCTGGTGTTCCTGCATCGCGCGACGGGGTCGCGGTCGGCCTGA